Proteins encoded by one window of Chanos chanos chromosome 7, fChaCha1.1, whole genome shotgun sequence:
- the LOC115816351 gene encoding zinc-binding protein A33-like, with product MTAMGRHAGAVGSAVASQLEVDVTLDPDTAHPNLILSDNGKEATHGNTRQNLPDNPERFDYCPCALGKEGFSSGRFYYEVQVSGKTEWDLGVARESINRKGNIELSPESGYWTVWLRNGKRYEANASPSVLLSLRQKLQKVGVFVDYEEGVVSFYDVEAMSHIYSFTGQTFTETLYPYFCPSLNYRGKNSAPPSITPISQNE from the exons ATGACAGCTATGGGGCGGCACGCTGGTGCCGtaggtagcgctgtcgcctcacagctagaag TtgatgtgactctggatcctgatacaGCTCATCCAAACCTCATCCTGTCTGATAATGGAAAAGAAGCGACTCATGGAAACACAAGACagaatctccctgacaacccagagaggtttgatTACTGTCCCTGTGCCCTGGGAAAGGAAGgtttctcctcagggagattttactatgaggttCAGGTAAGTGGGAAGACCGAGTGGGATTTAGGAGTGGCCAGAGAGTCCATTAACAGAAAGGGAAATATTGAACTGAGCCCTGAGAGTGGATACTGGACTGTGTGGCTGAGGAATGGGAAGAGGTATGAGGCCAATGCAagtccctctgtcctcctctctctgagacagaaactccagaaggtgggggtgtttgtggattatgaggagggtgtggtctccttttatgatgtggaggccatgtctcatatctactctttcactggtcagacTTTCACTGAAACACTCTATCCAtacttctgtccctctcttAATTATAGAGGCAAAAACTCAGCTCCACCGAGTATCACTCCTATAAGCCAAAATGAATGA
- the LOC115816352 gene encoding E3 ubiquitin-protein ligase TRIM39-like, with amino-acid sequence MQSRVEDTTATVVTRIKKKREKIKNIRLSVEQRKEVIQKETANCDQVFTALEDCIKRNKTWLHEVMEEKQKTAEKEAEGVYQSLCELPPTKDWPCISTNTDVHVKPQRKALMKMVNDIDMEMEKIPGIMLKSIQRYGVDVTLDPNTANPYLSLSDDGKRVENAVIPQQFPKGPERFTNYKAVLGKNGFSSGKFYYEVMVKGNTEWSLGVARGSIERIKSIKATPESGLWIVRLRRGKEYKAYVAPPVPLSLKHKPQKVGVFVDYEEGMVSFYDVTAKSHIYSFTGQSFTEKLYPYFSPCLDRDSRNKAPLIITPVERMK; translated from the exons ATGCAG AGTCGGGTGGAGGACACAACAGCAACAGTGGTGACACGAATCAAAAAGAAACgggaaaagattaaaaacatcagGCTTTCTGTGGAACAGAGGAAA GAAGTcatacagaaagagacagcaaaCTGTGACCAGGTCTTCACAGCTCTGGAGGATTGTATTAAGAGAAACAAGACTTGGCTGCATGAggtgatggaggagaaacagaaaacagcagagaaggaGGCTGAAGGA GTTTATCAATCACTATGTGAACTTCCACCAACTAAAGACTGGCCTTGCATCAGTACTAACACTGATGTACATGTGAAGCCTCAGAGAAAAGCTCTGATGAAGATGGTGAATGACATCGATATGGAAATGGAGAAAATACCAGGAATAA TGCTGAAAAGCATTCAGAGGTATGGAG tggatgtgactctggatccaAATACGGCAAATCCCTATCTGTCCCTGTCTGATGATGGGAAACGAGTGGAAAATGCTGTCATACCACAACAGTTCCCCAAGGGACCAGAGAGATTCACAAATTACAAAGCTGTTTTAGGAAAGAATGGCTTCTCCTCAGGGAAATTTTACTATGAGGTCATGGTTAAGGGGAACACTGAATGGAGTCTGGGGGTGGCCCGAGGATCTATTGAGAGGATTAAGTCCATCAAAGCTACTCCTGAGAGTGGACTCTGGATTGTGAGATtgaggagagggaaggagtaTAAGGCTTACGTTGCTCCCCcagtccccctctctctgaaacacaaaccccagaaggtgggggtgtttgtggattatgaggagggcatggtctccttttatgatgtgaCAGCCAAgtctcatatctactctttcactggtcagtctttcactgagaaactctatccatACTTCAGTCCCTGTCTTGATCGTGACAGCAGAAACAAAGCTCCACTGATCATCACTCCTGTAGAACGTATGAAATGA